GGGTAGACCGGCACCTTGTTACCGAATCCGCCGCCGAGGTCCGGAGAGATAACCCGGATCTTGTGCTCGGGGAGCTCGGCAACGATGGCGACCGCGGTACGGATGATGTGCGGTGCCTGCGTGGTCAGGTAGACGGTCAGCTTCTCGGTCTCGGGCTTGTAGTCGCCGATGCAACCACAGCACTCGATCGGGCAAGGGTTGGAGCGGGGGTAGAACAGGTCGAGCTTGGAGATCTTGTCGGCCTTTGCGAAGGCACGGTCGGTGCCCTCCTTGTCGCCCACGTTCCAGGTGTAACAGACGTTGTCCTTCTGGCCTTCCTTGTCGTCACGGATGAGGGGGGCGCCGGGAGCTACCGCCTGCATCGGGTTGACGATTACGGGAAGGGGTTCGTACTCGACGTCGATCAGCTCGCAGGCGTCCTTAGCGATGTAAGGGTCGTCTGCAACGACGAATGCAACTTCCTGTCCCTGGAAACGGACCTTGTCCGTGACCAGGACTGCCTGCGTGTCGTAAGACAGCGTCGGCATCCAGGCGAGGTTGTGCTGGGCGGCGAAGTCACCGGTGATGACCAGGTGAACGCCGGGGACCATCCACGCACGCGAGTAGTCAATGGAGACCAAACGAGCGTGGGCAAGCGGGCTGCGCAGAAGCTCACCATGGAGCATTCCGGTCAGCTTGAAGTCGTCGACGAAGTTTCCTTTACCTACAAGGAGACGGCCGTCTTCGACTCGACGTCGACTGGCGCCTAGGCCACCAATCTCAATCTCGTCTACTGCCATAAGGTTGTCCTTCCTTTCCGGTCCGTCGGACCGAACGATTTAATGCCTACGTGCTTCTACAGCGCGGCCGCGTGAAGCCAACAAGAAAGCGGGTATGGGCTGCAGACGCCCGGAGGCGATCTGGAAGATATAGCTCCCCGTGTTGCGGAGCTGCCGGAGGGGCTTGCGGATTGGCTTTACGTTGCCCGCACAGCGGTGCTTCAACTCCGGACACGCCACCTGCCTAGAGAATCTCTGTCCCGTCAGAGCTTCCCGGCCCGGTTCGGCGCTTCTGTGGTGCTAAAGACGATACAAAAAGTTGGGTGCTGCAACTCTCCGTCGGGTAACGGAGAACCGCCACTCAGCCTATCACTGTCCAGTTACTAAAAGTCCAACCGGCGTTAGGAGTCCTGGAGCTCGTCGGACGCCTCAACTGTGCCCTCGAGCTCGCCCCAGCGGCCGACTTCCTCGGCGACGCTGATGCGGTGGCAGAGCTGGTCCATGGTGAACTCCACGTCGTCGTCCATGTTGTCCAGGAACTCGATCGCGGAGCTCGGCCGGCCTGCCAGGCGGAGGTCCTCAGCCCAGTCCTTGGCGCTGATGGGGCCGGTCATCTTGTCGACCATGTTCGCCAGGTCCTGGTCGGTGCGGCTGGCGCGAA
This window of the Actinomycetota bacterium genome carries:
- a CDS encoding molybdopterin cofactor-binding domain-containing protein codes for the protein MAVDEIEIGGLGASRRRVEDGRLLVGKGNFVDDFKLTGMLHGELLRSPLAHARLVSIDYSRAWMVPGVHLVITGDFAAQHNLAWMPTLSYDTQAVLVTDKVRFQGQEVAFVVADDPYIAKDACELIDVEYEPLPVIVNPMQAVAPGAPLIRDDKEGQKDNVCYTWNVGDKEGTDRAFAKADKISKLDLFYPRSNPCPIECCGCIGDYKPETEKLTVYLTTQAPHIIRTAVAIVAELPEHKIRVISPDLGGGFGNKVPVYPGYVCAILASVVIGRPVKWIEDNTGNLISTGFARDMYLHGELALTTEGKIIGARYHADTDNGGFFSDAQPTKFKIGLYHSVTGAYDIPVGYLTAQGHYTNKAPGGVAYRCSFRITEALFFQERLIQNAAYDMGMDPTEFRRLNFVKPDMFPYRTCFGFLMDSGDYEAALDIAMEQIGYHAFMKEKAAGRNSGRLLGLGTSTFTEPVGAGNSREYDIIGIKMFDSAELRVHPTGKAVLKIGSKTQGQG